From the Ruminiclostridium josui JCM 17888 genome, one window contains:
- a CDS encoding RICIN domain-containing protein, protein MNRHTKKKFIPMILSIAIVITIVSFLFPESNIGYTAQNSYYSPFDTAYSPDGSVIAVSDSTKGQIEILNASNGEIQKIIQLDGQPKALAWNGNKNIYVSEYGAGTVAEVNPVSGEVTRRFPTGANPLGVKVVDNKLIVSDYSLKKVSIVDLSSGSVEKNIAVRDYPYLIDSTIDGKYAVVGHALPSGNASESKYAASVTFIDMNTYSEAANIVLPQGSSNVRGIKCSPDGKWAYVLHTFGKTSLPTTQITRGWTMTNAVTIIDIANKEIYTTFLLDRMMEGAADPWGLTISSDSKTMWVSVSGTHQVLKIDLNGLHQLLQGNLNGGDSSQINPNTYYKIVNRNSGKAVDIPNGNPANNTQLIQWDDVGNNNQQYRFVADSEGYYTIINKGTNKALDNAGATSDNSAVVEWDVTSSNNQKWKIIDAGNGYIKLQVKSSQKYLDVSGASVANNAGLVTNSSSTSLSQQWKISVAGATNSGNYSLLNRSKSGFDKPYSDIWLQIKADPSKKSDLKYDLGALWGAGLLKKIDLPGQGPRGISLSPDGKTVAVGAYFAGEVYLIDATGNVLKNTVKLGIQPQESQVRSGERIFHDASTTTQKWLSCASCHPDGRADGLNWDMPNDGIGNTKNTKSMLYVFDTPPAMWRGVRDDAHVGVKAGFKYIKFKEPTQQELDDVAAYIKSLSEEPSPYSNEGTMTADAAAGKAIFESPETNCSYCHSGPLYTDLKAHDVGSKDNLDPDGFYYTPTLKELWRTAPYMHDGSAATLREVLTTMNPDDKHGKTSHLTDEQINQLEAYLLQIDSNPNQTLQKGDVNGDGDVNAIDLAYMKKYLMGELDLPAEQLKAADVDDNGDINAIDFAILKQVVLGLKPNL, encoded by the coding sequence ATGAATAGGCATACAAAGAAAAAATTTATTCCCATGATTCTTTCCATAGCAATAGTTATTACTATAGTAAGCTTCCTGTTTCCAGAAAGCAATATTGGTTATACGGCTCAAAATTCATATTATTCACCTTTTGATACTGCATATTCTCCCGATGGCAGCGTGATTGCGGTATCAGATTCAACTAAAGGACAGATTGAGATATTGAATGCATCCAATGGTGAAATCCAAAAGATTATACAATTGGATGGACAGCCAAAAGCTCTTGCATGGAACGGGAATAAAAACATATATGTTTCAGAGTACGGAGCAGGAACTGTTGCCGAAGTAAATCCTGTTTCAGGAGAAGTAACAAGACGATTTCCAACAGGGGCGAACCCTCTGGGAGTAAAAGTAGTAGACAATAAACTTATTGTATCTGATTATAGCCTTAAGAAAGTATCTATTGTTGATTTATCCTCCGGTAGTGTTGAAAAAAATATTGCTGTGAGAGATTATCCCTACTTAATTGATAGTACTATTGATGGTAAATATGCAGTAGTTGGACATGCATTACCATCAGGAAATGCTTCAGAATCCAAGTATGCTGCATCAGTTACTTTTATTGACATGAACACCTATAGTGAAGCTGCAAACATAGTACTTCCACAGGGCTCATCAAATGTAAGAGGAATTAAATGTTCACCAGACGGCAAGTGGGCATATGTTCTTCATACATTTGGAAAAACCTCCCTCCCTACTACCCAAATTACTAGAGGGTGGACAATGACAAATGCAGTTACCATAATTGATATAGCAAATAAAGAAATATATACCACATTCTTATTGGACAGAATGATGGAGGGAGCAGCAGACCCATGGGGGCTAACAATATCATCAGACAGTAAAACCATGTGGGTTAGTGTGTCAGGAACTCATCAGGTGCTGAAAATCGATTTAAATGGTCTTCACCAGCTTTTACAAGGAAATTTAAACGGTGGTGATAGCTCGCAAATCAATCCTAACACATACTACAAAATAGTAAACAGAAATAGTGGAAAAGCAGTTGATATACCAAATGGTAATCCAGCAAACAACACTCAGTTGATACAATGGGATGATGTTGGCAACAATAATCAGCAATATAGGTTTGTCGCTGATTCAGAAGGATATTATACCATTATCAACAAAGGAACTAATAAAGCATTGGACAACGCAGGTGCTACCTCTGATAATTCAGCTGTGGTTGAATGGGATGTGACTTCTTCAAATAATCAGAAATGGAAGATAATTGACGCTGGTAATGGATATATTAAGCTTCAGGTGAAATCCAGCCAGAAATATTTAGACGTAAGTGGTGCTTCCGTTGCTAATAATGCTGGTTTAGTAACAAACAGCAGCAGCACAAGTTTGAGCCAGCAATGGAAAATATCAGTGGCTGGAGCCACAAATTCCGGCAATTATTCATTATTAAATCGTTCAAAATCAGGTTTTGATAAACCATATTCAGATATCTGGTTACAAATCAAAGCTGATCCTTCAAAAAAAAGTGACCTTAAATACGATCTTGGAGCCTTATGGGGAGCAGGTCTACTAAAAAAGATAGATTTACCAGGTCAGGGGCCAAGAGGTATATCATTATCACCAGACGGTAAAACTGTAGCCGTAGGTGCATATTTTGCAGGAGAAGTATATCTTATAGATGCAACAGGAAATGTATTAAAAAATACAGTAAAACTCGGTATTCAACCCCAAGAAAGCCAAGTTAGAAGTGGCGAACGTATATTCCATGATGCATCAACTACTACACAAAAATGGCTCAGCTGTGCTTCCTGTCATCCTGATGGCAGGGCTGATGGACTAAATTGGGATATGCCAAATGATGGTATAGGCAATACTAAAAACACTAAATCAATGCTATATGTTTTTGACACCCCTCCAGCAATGTGGCGTGGAGTAAGGGATGATGCCCATGTTGGTGTAAAAGCTGGTTTCAAATACATAAAGTTTAAAGAGCCTACCCAACAAGAACTTGATGATGTTGCTGCTTATATCAAGAGTCTCTCTGAAGAACCTAGTCCATACTCCAATGAAGGTACAATGACAGCAGATGCTGCTGCAGGAAAAGCAATTTTTGAAAGCCCGGAAACAAATTGTTCATATTGTCATTCTGGACCACTGTATACAGATTTGAAGGCTCACGATGTAGGCTCAAAAGATAACCTTGATCCCGATGGATTCTATTATACCCCAACACTAAAGGAATTGTGGAGGACTGCTCCTTATATGCATGATGGTTCTGCTGCAACACTTCGCGAAGTATTGACAACAATGAATCCAGATGACAAACATGGAAAGACTTCACACCTTACCGATGAGCAAATCAACCAGTTGGAGGCTTACTTGCTTCAGATAGATAGCAATCCTAATCAAACATTACAAAAAGGTGATGTAAACGGAGATGGAGATGTTAATGCAATTGACTTGGCATATATGAAAAAGTACTTAATGGGAGAACTTGATTTGCCTGCTGAACAGCTTAAAGCAGCTGATGTTGATGATAATGGGGATATAAATGCAATTGATTTTGCTATTTTGAAACAAGTAGTTCTTGGACTAAAACCTAATTTATAG
- a CDS encoding acetyl-CoA carboxylase biotin carboxylase subunit, with protein MIKKVLVANRGEIAIRIFRTLREMGISSVAIYSDNDKDSTFVQYADYSYPLEGDTAKETYMNIDKIIKIAVEAGVDAIHPGYGFLSENASFVKAVEDSGIVFIGPSSEVVSSLGNKFKARDIIKKLDIPLIPGTKKVIYTFEEAEQIASTVGYPVMIKPAAGGGGKGMNIANDRSELESAFYKSQNLAESVFHDNSVCLERYYADAHHVEVQILADTHGNVLHLGERECSIQRRFQKVVEESPCLIISEHIRNKIFEYAVSIAKEVNYTGAGTIEFLYSNGEVFFLEMNTRIQVEHAVTEMVTDIDIVKMQVLIASGYELPVKQEDIKIRGHAIECRIYSEDTSNNFMPSVGEITYCQLPHGLGVRVDSAIGHNYCVSHLFDPMLAKLIVRGNTREEAICRMSRALDEFIIEGVKTNIDYLKAIMEDTQYINLKVNTNFLKDRHEELMNSAMKTKHIKNRFKQKIPVYRESIQNYNEVGISETPACEFEPISVESNENSLQQLVDEISLPSLLSIDG; from the coding sequence GTGATTAAAAAAGTACTTGTAGCTAATAGAGGGGAAATTGCAATAAGAATTTTCAGAACACTTCGCGAAATGGGAATTTCTTCTGTTGCTATATATTCCGATAATGATAAGGATAGTACGTTTGTTCAATATGCAGATTATAGTTACCCTTTAGAGGGAGATACTGCAAAAGAAACATATATGAATATTGATAAAATAATCAAGATTGCTGTAGAAGCCGGAGTTGATGCTATACATCCTGGATACGGTTTTTTATCTGAAAATGCATCATTTGTAAAAGCTGTTGAAGATTCAGGTATTGTTTTTATAGGACCTAGTTCAGAAGTTGTCAGTTCACTAGGAAATAAATTTAAAGCTCGAGATATTATTAAAAAATTAGATATTCCATTGATTCCAGGAACTAAAAAGGTTATCTATACCTTTGAGGAAGCAGAGCAAATTGCTTCCACCGTTGGATATCCAGTAATGATAAAACCCGCTGCAGGCGGCGGCGGAAAGGGTATGAATATTGCGAATGACAGAAGTGAGTTAGAGAGCGCTTTTTATAAGAGCCAAAACTTAGCTGAGTCAGTATTTCATGATAATTCTGTTTGCTTAGAAAGATATTATGCAGATGCTCATCATGTAGAGGTTCAAATTTTAGCAGATACACATGGCAATGTACTTCATTTAGGTGAACGAGAATGCTCAATCCAAAGAAGATTCCAAAAGGTAGTTGAAGAATCCCCTTGTTTAATTATATCTGAACATATAAGAAATAAAATATTTGAATATGCAGTTTCTATTGCAAAGGAAGTTAATTATACCGGTGCTGGAACTATAGAATTTTTATATAGCAACGGAGAAGTTTTCTTTTTGGAAATGAACACAAGAATTCAGGTTGAACATGCAGTTACAGAAATGGTTACAGATATAGATATTGTAAAGATGCAAGTATTAATAGCATCAGGCTATGAACTTCCTGTAAAGCAAGAGGATATAAAAATCAGGGGACACGCTATAGAATGTAGAATTTACTCTGAAGATACAAGTAATAATTTTATGCCTTCAGTAGGAGAGATTACGTATTGTCAGCTGCCACATGGATTGGGAGTAAGGGTGGATTCTGCAATAGGACATAACTATTGTGTTAGTCATCTCTTTGATCCTATGCTTGCCAAATTAATTGTAAGAGGAAATACTAGAGAAGAAGCAATATGTCGAATGAGCAGAGCATTAGATGAGTTTATTATTGAAGGTGTAAAAACAAATATTGACTACCTTAAGGCAATAATGGAAGATACTCAATATATCAATCTCAAAGTAAATACTAATTTTTTGAAAGATAGACATGAAGAGTTAATGAATTCAGCTATGAAAACAAAGCATATTAAAAATAGGTTTAAGCAAAAGATTCCAGTTTATAGGGAAAGCATACAAAACTATAATGAAGTTGGAATAAGTGAAACTCCAGCATGTGAATTTGAACCTATCAGCGTTGAATCGAATGAAAATTCGCTACAACAGCTTGTGGATGAAATCTCTTTGCCAAGTCTTCTTTCAATTGATGGCTAA
- a CDS encoding ABC transporter ATP-binding protein produces MEFAIEVDNLTKKFGNHIAVNGISFQIPNGCIFGFLGPNGSGKSTTIRMLCGVLTPTSGKLTVLGRDVVKETEEVRMNLGYMSQKFSLYEDLTVEENLDFYAGVYGLNKKIREERKAELIAMANLEGKEKSLAGTLSGGWKQRLALGCALIHKPKLLILDEPTAGVDPVSRRIFWQILHELTKQGITILVTTHYMDEAESCDIVSFILNGNIIKTAPPKELIESEKEKNLENVFIKYVELVTKKKVNATFDEMKFIKNNN; encoded by the coding sequence ATGGAATTCGCAATAGAGGTTGATAATCTAACGAAAAAGTTTGGAAATCACATTGCAGTTAATGGTATAAGCTTTCAAATTCCTAATGGCTGTATATTCGGATTTCTTGGACCTAATGGTTCTGGAAAGTCTACTACTATCAGAATGCTCTGTGGCGTTTTAACTCCTACAAGTGGTAAGTTAACTGTATTAGGAAGAGATGTTGTAAAAGAAACTGAAGAAGTTAGAATGAACCTTGGGTATATGTCACAAAAATTTAGTCTATATGAAGATTTAACGGTAGAAGAAAATCTGGATTTTTACGCTGGTGTATATGGATTAAATAAAAAGATTCGTGAAGAAAGAAAAGCGGAACTTATTGCAATGGCTAATCTTGAAGGAAAAGAAAAAAGCCTTGCTGGTACATTATCTGGTGGATGGAAACAAAGATTGGCATTAGGATGTGCACTAATACACAAGCCAAAACTTCTTATATTAGATGAACCAACAGCTGGTGTTGACCCAGTGTCAAGAAGAATATTCTGGCAGATACTTCATGAGTTAACTAAACAGGGTATCACCATACTAGTTACAACACACTACATGGACGAAGCAGAGAGCTGTGATATAGTTTCATTTATACTAAATGGAAATATTATAAAAACTGCTCCACCTAAAGAATTAATAGAATCTGAAAAAGAAAAAAATCTTGAAAATGTATTTATAAAATACGTTGAGCTAGTTACTAAGAAGAAAGTTAATGCAACCTTTGATGAGATGAAGTTTATTAAAAATAACAATTAA
- a CDS encoding PD40 domain-containing protein — translation MTKVSNLSHKIIVVIAITAIFMVTQISSVRSGTIDLSKPEFDFDKIVFTKHQPYSGYENHMIDGNFGFTAVKGGGLYILNNAFSGNPTVTNVLQNSICKNGRYAGKKLTGGAFYSFDLSYDAKQIVFAYTDAQNSYGVWNENTTYHIFKVNVDGTDLTQLTDGNVNDFDPRWLPDGRIVFISERRGGYGRCHQRTVPTFNLHTMNADGSDIRCISYHETNEWSPCVDNNGMIVYTRWDYMDRGANHAHSAWITTPDGLDARAITLNYPNSGKDWWTNVPLMQNSLRAIPNSNKYVATAAPHHAQNYGPLIVIDPDVEDDDNLSTITKITPDAKYPESETGTTTDQKYGTPYPLSEDYFLCVYDPNANTNGANKRYGIYAIDSKGNKTMLYSDPNFSCYSPIPLKPRTVPNSIPSSDIPTGQAQDGVVSVMNVYDSLLPFPAGTKIKELRIWQVYPKTTPLATDPIVSYEGTESLWSGRNTRGLLGTVPVEEDGSASFYLPPGKAVFFQAIDQDGTAVQTMRSDTFLIPGQNRLLCQGCHEPARKAAENPESVPLALRRAPSKITPDPSEGARPMSFPRLIQPILDKKCISCHNGSQVPDLRKGNIDSQTKWFSSYKNLKPYVALFDVMYPGANWDHVYPRTEPGKFGARASTLYKKLKSGHGNLTQSELHSFIIWLDSGIAPFFGDYKNIDAQLRGEQVEPSLD, via the coding sequence ATGACTAAGGTATCAAATCTATCTCACAAGATTATTGTTGTTATTGCAATAACAGCAATTTTTATGGTTACTCAAATTTCTTCAGTACGGTCTGGAACTATTGATTTATCAAAGCCGGAGTTTGACTTTGACAAAATCGTTTTTACCAAACATCAGCCATACTCAGGTTATGAGAACCATATGATTGATGGGAACTTTGGATTTACAGCTGTAAAAGGCGGTGGATTGTATATCCTCAATAATGCCTTTTCAGGGAATCCTACTGTAACTAATGTTTTGCAAAACTCTATCTGTAAAAACGGACGTTACGCAGGAAAGAAGCTTACAGGCGGAGCCTTCTATTCCTTTGATCTGAGCTATGATGCGAAGCAGATTGTTTTTGCCTATACAGATGCTCAGAACTCCTACGGTGTTTGGAATGAAAACACAACTTACCATATCTTCAAGGTAAATGTGGATGGGACAGATCTTACACAGCTGACTGACGGAAATGTAAATGATTTTGATCCACGCTGGCTTCCGGATGGAAGAATTGTATTTATATCAGAAAGAAGAGGTGGTTATGGACGTTGCCATCAGCGTACAGTTCCAACCTTTAACCTTCATACAATGAATGCAGACGGAAGTGATATCAGATGCATAAGTTACCATGAAACTAATGAATGGAGCCCATGCGTAGATAACAACGGTATGATTGTATACACTCGTTGGGACTATATGGACAGAGGAGCTAATCATGCACATTCTGCGTGGATAACCACACCAGACGGCCTTGATGCAAGAGCTATTACCTTAAACTATCCAAACTCGGGTAAAGATTGGTGGACCAATGTACCTTTAATGCAAAATTCATTACGGGCAATTCCTAATTCAAACAAATATGTTGCAACAGCTGCCCCTCACCATGCTCAAAACTACGGACCACTAATTGTAATTGATCCTGATGTTGAGGATGATGACAATCTTTCTACTATTACAAAAATTACACCTGATGCAAAGTATCCTGAATCCGAAACAGGAACTACAACTGATCAAAAATATGGAACACCCTACCCTTTGAGTGAGGATTATTTTTTGTGTGTATATGATCCAAATGCAAATACTAATGGTGCAAACAAGCGCTATGGCATATACGCAATAGATTCAAAAGGAAACAAGACAATGCTATATAGCGATCCTAATTTTTCTTGTTACAGCCCGATACCATTAAAGCCGCGTACCGTGCCAAATAGTATTCCGAGCTCGGACATACCCACTGGACAGGCTCAGGATGGAGTTGTATCAGTAATGAACGTTTATGACTCACTTCTACCTTTCCCTGCAGGAACAAAGATTAAAGAGCTGAGAATATGGCAGGTATATCCAAAGACGACACCTCTAGCAACAGACCCTATAGTAAGCTATGAAGGAACTGAAAGCTTGTGGTCAGGAAGAAATACCAGAGGACTCTTAGGAACAGTACCCGTTGAAGAAGATGGAAGTGCATCTTTCTATCTCCCCCCTGGAAAAGCTGTTTTTTTCCAAGCTATTGACCAAGATGGAACTGCTGTTCAGACTATGAGATCTGATACATTCCTTATTCCCGGACAAAATCGGCTGTTATGTCAAGGCTGCCACGAACCTGCCCGTAAAGCTGCAGAGAATCCTGAAAGTGTTCCCCTTGCATTAAGGAGGGCACCATCAAAAATTACACCAGATCCATCCGAAGGAGCAAGGCCAATGAGCTTCCCAAGGCTTATTCAGCCTATCTTGGATAAAAAATGTATATCATGTCACAATGGTTCACAGGTGCCTGACCTTAGAAAGGGAAATATAGACTCTCAAACAAAATGGTTTAGCTCATATAAAAACTTGAAACCATATGTTGCTTTATTTGATGTAATGTATCCAGGTGCTAACTGGGATCATGTTTACCCAAGAACTGAACCTGGCAAGTTTGGTGCTAGAGCATCAACTTTATATAAGAAGCTTAAGAGCGGACATGGTAATCTTACACAAAGTGAGCTTCACTCATTTATCATATGGTTGGATTCAGGAATTGCACCGTTCTTCGGAGACTATAAGAATATTGATGCACAGTTAAGAGGAGAACAGGTTGAACCTTCTCTGGATTAA
- a CDS encoding right-handed parallel beta-helix repeat-containing protein — protein sequence MKNKDKLKGFFSGIIFSAIIGAFALGVTVFAAPIESKLSVVYDNIKIYIDGTLFQPKDSNGNDIKPFISKGITYLPVSALSKALGKDVSWDGKTKSIYIGKQPASKAKEVTVSNVNELFDALGSNKHIKLKPGTYNISDLNQDYIKSKNIYWESVYDGNELILDEISNLTLEGLGDSPVELVVEPRYANVLTFKNSNKIAIKNIKAGHTIEKGSCVGGVFKFNLSKDIDISDSILYGCGTYGIIAEDTEHLKFSNSIIEECTYGAMTLNYCKDFAFDNSKIRKCENYELIEIYSSTSIVYNKCEISDNTSSDILSVSLSNNVKFTNCKFKNNSPFNPTLFPAVDFTGTTFE from the coding sequence ATGAAAAACAAAGATAAACTTAAAGGATTTTTTTCAGGAATTATATTTTCAGCAATCATAGGGGCATTTGCATTGGGGGTAACAGTTTTTGCAGCACCTATAGAAAGCAAGCTATCAGTTGTGTATGATAACATTAAAATCTATATTGATGGGACCCTTTTCCAACCTAAGGACTCTAATGGTAACGATATTAAACCTTTTATTTCAAAGGGAATTACCTATTTGCCTGTATCAGCATTAAGTAAGGCCCTGGGAAAAGATGTTAGTTGGGATGGAAAGACAAAGAGTATTTATATAGGAAAACAACCTGCTTCAAAGGCTAAAGAAGTAACGGTTTCTAATGTTAATGAACTCTTTGACGCACTTGGCTCTAATAAACATATTAAGCTGAAACCAGGAACTTACAATATTTCAGATTTGAATCAAGATTACATTAAAAGTAAAAATATATATTGGGAAAGCGTGTACGACGGCAATGAATTAATTCTAGATGAAATAAGTAATCTGACATTGGAAGGTTTGGGAGATAGCCCTGTTGAATTAGTTGTTGAGCCAAGATATGCAAATGTTCTGACATTTAAAAATTCAAATAAAATAGCTATAAAGAATATTAAAGCCGGACATACCATTGAGAAGGGTTCCTGTGTAGGGGGCGTATTCAAATTTAATTTATCAAAGGATATAGATATATCAGACAGTATTTTATATGGATGTGGAACCTATGGAATTATAGCAGAAGATACTGAACACCTAAAATTTAGTAATTCCATTATCGAGGAGTGTACATACGGAGCAATGACTTTAAATTACTGCAAAGATTTCGCCTTTGATAATAGTAAAATCAGAAAGTGTGAAAACTATGAGTTGATTGAAATTTATTCTTCAACAAGTATAGTATACAACAAATGCGAAATATCTGATAATACATCAAGCGATATTTTATCTGTAAGCTTATCTAATAACGTTAAATTTACAAATTGTAAATTCAAAAATAACAGCCCATTTAATCCTACTCTCTTCCCTGCTGTTGATTTTACAGGAACTACTTTCGAGTAA
- a CDS encoding ABC transporter permease, which translates to MKKSRAKFNLTRFRSIVRKELIQIKRDSISLRIAIVMPIMMMLLFGYAVKTDVDQIPTAVFDQSMTPESREYMDKFITSNYFEVDYYVSSEKELSDLMDSGKIKAGIVIPADYAKSLKKNEIAQTQLIIDGSDPTVARTALNSGLLVSEMYSKKLKEDGLEKIGSYISSLGGITINSKVWYNPNLESKNFTIPGQLGLILQNLTIMLTAFALVREKEKGTIEQLIVTPIKSFELILAKLIPNVIIGYLSFILALAICVFWFDVHIAGSIALLLVLGFLFVICSLSIGMFISTIVKNQMQAMLLMLAFMLPSVLLSGFVFPRQAMPQVVSAIGNILPVTYFITIVRGVMLKGIGLDYIINEVIILSGFTVALLFISTLRLRKRLD; encoded by the coding sequence ATGAAAAAAAGTAGAGCTAAATTCAATTTAACTAGATTTCGTTCTATTGTACGTAAAGAGTTAATTCAGATAAAAAGAGACTCTATAAGCTTGAGAATAGCCATTGTTATGCCTATAATGATGATGCTTCTTTTTGGGTATGCAGTAAAAACAGATGTTGATCAAATACCTACTGCTGTTTTTGACCAAAGTATGACTCCTGAAAGCAGAGAGTATATGGACAAATTTATCACATCAAATTATTTTGAAGTTGATTACTATGTTTCAAGTGAAAAAGAGTTATCCGATCTTATGGATTCTGGTAAGATAAAGGCGGGAATAGTAATACCTGCTGATTACGCAAAAAGTTTAAAGAAAAATGAGATTGCACAAACTCAATTGATTATAGATGGTTCTGATCCTACTGTGGCTAGGACTGCACTAAACAGCGGACTACTTGTTTCAGAAATGTATTCTAAGAAATTAAAAGAAGATGGTTTAGAGAAGATAGGAAGCTATATTTCTTCTCTTGGAGGTATTACAATTAATTCCAAGGTTTGGTATAATCCTAATCTGGAAAGCAAAAACTTTACTATACCAGGACAGCTAGGATTAATTCTTCAGAACTTAACTATCATGCTTACAGCATTTGCACTAGTGAGAGAGAAAGAGAAGGGTACTATTGAGCAGTTGATAGTTACTCCAATAAAATCTTTTGAACTTATTCTTGCAAAGCTTATCCCAAATGTGATTATTGGTTATTTATCATTCATATTGGCACTAGCTATATGTGTATTTTGGTTTGATGTACATATTGCAGGGAGCATTGCCCTGCTTCTTGTTCTTGGTTTTTTATTTGTTATATGTTCATTGTCAATAGGTATGTTTATATCAACAATAGTAAAAAACCAAATGCAGGCGATGCTTTTGATGCTAGCTTTTATGCTTCCAAGCGTTTTGTTATCAGGTTTTGTTTTTCCAAGACAGGCTATGCCTCAAGTGGTTTCTGCCATAGGAAACATACTACCAGTTACATATTTTATAACAATAGTAAGGGGAGTTATGCTTAAGGGAATAGGACTTGATTATATAATAAATGAAGTTATAATACTATCTGGATTTACTGTTGCTTTATTATTTATATCAACACTAAGACTTAGAAAGAGACTTGATTAA
- a CDS encoding IS256 family transposase: MARRKNSMSEGKKNIIASLLQEYDIKTAEDIQEALKDLLGGTIQSMLEAEMDQHLGYEPYERSNNTNYRNGKKSKSIQSTYGKMEIDVPQDRECSFEPQIVKKRQKDISSIDQKIIAMYARGLTTRQISDQIEEIYGFEVSEGMVSDITNKLLPEIEEWQQRPLSSVYPIVFIDAVHFSVRDNNVIKKLAAYIILGINEEGQKEVLSIQIGQNESSKYWLSVLNELKNRGVKDILILCADGLSGIKESIAVAFPETEYQRCIVHQVRNTLKYVADKDKKEFANDLKTIYHAPTEETGYERMMQITDKWQDRYPNAMKSWSTNWDILSPIFKFSTDVRKVIYTTNAIESLNSTYRRLNRQRSVFPSDTALLKALYLATFEATKKWTMTLRNWGKVYGELSIMYEGRLLQ; the protein is encoded by the coding sequence ATGGCAAGAAGAAAGAATTCGATGAGCGAAGGAAAAAAGAACATTATTGCATCCCTACTTCAAGAGTATGACATCAAGACTGCAGAAGACATCCAGGAAGCACTTAAAGACTTGTTAGGGGGTACCATTCAGAGCATGTTGGAAGCCGAGATGGATCAGCATTTAGGCTATGAACCATACGAACGTTCCAATAACACCAATTACAGGAACGGAAAAAAATCCAAATCAATACAAAGTACATATGGTAAGATGGAAATTGACGTTCCACAAGATCGAGAATGTTCCTTTGAGCCACAAATCGTGAAGAAGCGTCAAAAGGATATCTCAAGCATTGACCAAAAGATCATTGCTATGTATGCAAGAGGTTTGACAACTCGCCAGATCTCTGACCAGATCGAAGAAATCTACGGATTTGAAGTTAGTGAAGGCATGGTATCCGATATCACAAACAAACTGCTTCCAGAAATTGAGGAATGGCAACAACGTCCACTATCCAGCGTTTACCCAATTGTATTCATAGATGCTGTGCACTTTTCTGTTAGGGACAACAATGTCATCAAGAAGCTGGCTGCATACATCATTCTTGGAATCAATGAAGAAGGCCAAAAGGAAGTGTTAAGCATTCAGATAGGCCAAAATGAAAGCAGTAAATATTGGCTTAGTGTCCTAAATGAACTGAAGAACCGTGGAGTCAAGGATATTCTTATACTTTGTGCAGATGGCCTGAGTGGCATCAAGGAATCCATTGCTGTAGCTTTTCCGGAAACAGAGTATCAACGCTGCATAGTCCATCAGGTAAGAAACACACTAAAATATGTTGCAGACAAAGATAAGAAGGAGTTTGCTAATGACCTGAAGACAATCTACCATGCCCCTACAGAGGAGACCGGATATGAGCGTATGATGCAAATTACGGACAAGTGGCAGGACCGTTATCCTAACGCCATGAAGAGTTGGTCTACGAACTGGGATATCCTAAGCCCGATTTTCAAGTTTTCTACGGATGTTCGCAAGGTAATCTACACAACCAATGCTATAGAAAGCCTGAACAGCACATATCGTCGTCTGAATCGTCAAAGAAGCGTATTTCCAAGTGACACAGCCCTCTTAAAGGCCCTATATCTAGCAACCTTTGAGGCAACCAAGAAGTGGACTATGACTCTCCGTAACTGGGGTAAAGTCTACGGTGAGTTGTCCATCATGTATGAGGGCAGGCTTCTGCAATAA